From Chromohalobacter canadensis, one genomic window encodes:
- a CDS encoding OsmC family protein produces the protein MSIEKTGSAHWQGSLKRGKGTVSTQSGALKDNPYGFNTRFEGEPGTNPEELIAASHASCYSMALSMILGEAGHDPDDVRTEATVTLDQDDSGFKITKVHLVTRAKVPGIDQAGFDESANKAKEGCPISRVLNAEITLDAKLES, from the coding sequence GGCAGTCTCAAGCGCGGCAAGGGGACGGTCTCCACTCAGAGCGGTGCGCTCAAGGACAATCCCTATGGTTTCAACACGCGCTTCGAAGGTGAGCCGGGGACCAATCCCGAGGAATTGATCGCAGCGTCCCACGCCAGTTGCTATTCGATGGCGCTGTCGATGATCCTGGGAGAAGCCGGACACGACCCCGACGATGTGCGTACCGAGGCGACCGTGACGCTGGATCAGGATGACAGCGGCTTCAAGATCACCAAGGTGCACCTCGTCACCCGTGCCAAAGTGCCGGGAATCGACCAGGCAGGTTTCGACGAATCGGCCAACAAGGCCAAAGAAGGTTGCCCGATCTCGCGCGTGCTGAATGCCGAAATCACGCTGGATGCAAAGCTCGAAAGCTGA
- a CDS encoding gamma-glutamyl-gamma-aminobutyrate hydrolase family protein, with protein sequence MAGQTETLGREMSSRPLIGITTSDHKSFLAWACDRLAVWRAGGQPVRLSPSREIPEGLAGLMIGGGDDIGAQLYGGEMRLDVRVDPARDRLELALLERFLPQQLPVLGICRGAQIINVHCGGTLIGDIYTTYDHVRRQRTVLPRKQVDIATGSRLHTLLGVSRCRVNSLHHQAVDRLGDTLHVVARDRNGLIQAIEAPECPYLVGVQWHPEFLVFNRPQQRLIRGLVDAARER encoded by the coding sequence ATGGCGGGACAAACTGAAACGCTGGGTCGAGAAATGAGTTCACGCCCCCTGATCGGCATTACCACGTCGGATCACAAGAGCTTTCTGGCGTGGGCATGCGACCGCCTTGCCGTGTGGCGTGCCGGCGGCCAGCCGGTGCGGCTCTCGCCCTCGCGCGAGATTCCCGAAGGGCTGGCGGGATTGATGATCGGCGGCGGCGACGACATCGGCGCCCAGCTCTATGGCGGAGAAATGCGACTCGACGTACGCGTCGACCCGGCGCGGGACCGCCTTGAACTCGCTCTACTCGAGCGCTTTCTGCCCCAGCAGTTGCCCGTGTTGGGCATCTGCCGAGGCGCGCAGATCATCAACGTGCACTGCGGCGGCACCTTGATCGGCGATATTTACACCACCTACGATCACGTGCGCCGTCAGCGCACCGTGCTGCCTCGCAAGCAGGTCGACATCGCTACCGGAAGCCGCTTGCACACCCTACTCGGCGTCTCGCGCTGTCGCGTCAATAGCCTTCATCACCAGGCGGTGGATCGACTGGGCGATACCCTTCACGTGGTGGCACGCGACCGTAACGGCCTGATCCAGGCCATCGAGGCGCCCGAATGTCCGTATCTGGTCGGCGTGCAATGGCATCCCGAATTCCTCGTTTTCAATCGCCCCCAGCAGCGCCTGATTCGAGGCCTCGTCGACGCCGCACGCGAGCGTTGA
- a CDS encoding MFS transporter: protein MATSQETDTASSRPLNRRDVKVLSLSALGGALEFYDFIIFVYFATVVGQLFFPPEMPEWLRQIQTFGIFAAGYLARPLGGIIMAHFGDLLGRKKMFTLSIFLMSVPTLLIGLMPTYDTLGYAAPLLLVALRILQGAAVGGEVPGAWVFVTEHVKRRHVGFACGTLSAGLVSGILIGSLMSAFIKTTYSDAELAAYAWRIPFLIGGVFGLLAVYLRRWLHETPVFAEMQEKKALAEELPVKSVLRNNLPSVVLSMAVTWILTAAIVVVILMTPSLLETRYALDASLANVYAILGVVVGCLASGWSADRFGSGPTIMLWGLLLAISYWAMMTTVGTHPEWLTPLYILCGFAVGIVGVVPTIAVKSFPAMVRFTGLSFSYNVAYAIFGGFTPIVVSVLMTVHPMFPAVYVAALGGLGIVIGLYLMRAPSGRRLAVMAS from the coding sequence ATGGCTACTTCGCAAGAGACCGATACGGCCTCGTCGCGCCCGCTCAATCGCCGCGACGTCAAGGTGCTGTCGCTGTCCGCTCTGGGCGGCGCGCTGGAGTTTTACGACTTCATCATCTTCGTGTATTTCGCGACGGTGGTGGGGCAGTTGTTCTTTCCCCCTGAAATGCCCGAATGGCTGCGTCAGATTCAGACTTTTGGAATCTTCGCTGCCGGCTATCTGGCACGCCCGCTGGGCGGCATCATCATGGCGCACTTCGGTGACCTGCTGGGGCGCAAGAAGATGTTCACCCTGTCGATCTTCCTGATGTCGGTGCCGACGCTGTTGATCGGTTTGATGCCGACCTACGATACCTTGGGCTATGCGGCGCCCCTGCTGCTGGTGGCACTGCGCATCCTGCAAGGTGCCGCCGTGGGCGGTGAAGTCCCCGGTGCCTGGGTGTTCGTCACCGAGCACGTCAAGCGTCGTCACGTGGGTTTTGCCTGCGGCACGCTGTCCGCTGGCCTGGTGTCGGGCATTCTCATCGGCTCGCTGATGTCGGCGTTCATCAAGACCACCTACAGCGATGCGGAGCTGGCCGCGTATGCCTGGCGGATTCCGTTTCTGATCGGTGGGGTGTTCGGGCTGCTGGCGGTGTACTTGCGGCGCTGGTTACACGAGACGCCGGTGTTCGCCGAGATGCAGGAGAAGAAGGCGCTTGCCGAGGAACTGCCGGTCAAAAGCGTCTTGCGCAACAACTTGCCGAGCGTGGTGCTGTCGATGGCCGTTACCTGGATTCTGACCGCCGCCATCGTGGTGGTGATCCTGATGACGCCGAGCCTACTCGAGACGCGTTACGCGTTGGATGCCTCGCTGGCCAATGTCTACGCCATCCTCGGCGTGGTGGTCGGGTGCCTGGCTTCGGGCTGGAGCGCGGACCGCTTTGGTAGCGGCCCCACCATCATGCTCTGGGGCTTGCTGTTGGCGATCAGCTACTGGGCGATGATGACCACCGTTGGCACGCATCCCGAGTGGCTGACGCCGCTTTATATCCTGTGCGGCTTTGCGGTGGGTATCGTTGGCGTGGTACCGACGATTGCCGTCAAATCGTTCCCGGCCATGGTGCGCTTCACGGGGTTGTCGTTCTCGTACAATGTCGCTTACGCGATCTTCGGCGGCTTCACGCCCATCGTAGTGTCGGTATTGATGACCGTGCATCCCATGTTCCCGGCGGTCTATGTCGCCGCGCTTGGCGGGTTGGGCATCGTCATTGGGCTCTATCTGATGCGTGCGCCGAGTGGTCGGCGGTTGGCGGTCATGGCTTCATGA